One genomic segment of Rivularia sp. PCC 7116 includes these proteins:
- a CDS encoding SGNH/GDSL hydrolase family protein, whose product MLKKSLFSIPTITGTLASVVVSIAGIAIQSNQAHAASFGSISQIYAYGDSYSDNGASFEISTQAVNAGVPDSFILPADPALGLYDSEGRWTNGATAVEVLSDNLGVGLTDYAVGGAKSGDGNYYSWLDSFENTGVFGQIEQFKAETTGQAADEDALHFIFASANDLFEYADFGLPGTVEELATQTVDNMVESVSSLAESGAKQFLVVNSSDLDILPGVIEFGQVEEAALFTDLVNQLLPEKLETLSQELDDVEIALYDHVAISDKIRSNPQNFGLTNINDPCQAVFPVEPVCAAPDEYYFWDEYHPTRRVHQIIGEDMAQFVANYQVKSVPESSNSFGLVVFFGLLGTGLIYKRR is encoded by the coding sequence ATGCTTAAAAAAAGTTTGTTCAGCATACCAACAATTACAGGTACTTTAGCGAGTGTAGTTGTTTCAATTGCTGGTATCGCGATTCAAAGCAATCAAGCTCATGCTGCTTCTTTTGGCTCGATTTCTCAGATTTACGCTTATGGAGACAGTTATTCAGACAATGGTGCATCCTTTGAAATCTCAACTCAGGCTGTAAATGCTGGTGTACCCGATTCGTTTATTTTACCAGCAGACCCAGCTTTAGGACTCTATGATTCCGAAGGGCGCTGGACAAATGGAGCAACAGCAGTTGAAGTATTATCTGATAATCTCGGGGTGGGTTTGACGGATTATGCGGTAGGAGGTGCCAAAAGTGGAGATGGAAACTATTACAGTTGGTTAGACTCTTTCGAGAATACAGGAGTATTCGGTCAAATTGAGCAATTCAAAGCAGAAACTACGGGACAAGCTGCTGATGAAGATGCTTTACATTTTATCTTTGCTTCAGCCAATGATTTATTTGAGTACGCTGATTTTGGTTTACCTGGAACGGTTGAAGAGTTAGCAACTCAAACTGTGGATAATATGGTCGAAAGTGTCTCTAGTTTGGCAGAATCAGGAGCAAAGCAGTTTCTTGTAGTTAATTCGTCCGATCTGGATATTTTACCCGGTGTTATAGAGTTTGGACAGGTTGAGGAAGCTGCTTTGTTTACAGATTTAGTAAATCAGCTTCTCCCTGAGAAATTAGAAACGCTTTCTCAGGAATTAGATGATGTAGAAATTGCTTTGTATGACCATGTTGCGATTAGTGACAAAATCCGTTCCAATCCCCAAAATTTTGGTTTAACTAATATAAACGATCCCTGTCAAGCTGTTTTTCCTGTTGAACCTGTTTGTGCTGCTCCTGATGAATACTATTTTTGGGATGAATATCACCCAACTCGGCGAGTACATCAAATTATCGGTGAAGATATGGCACAATTCGTTGCGAATTACCAAGTAAAATCAGTACCAGAATCATCCAATAGTTTTGGTTTAGTAGTATTTTTCGGTTTGTTAGGTACTGGATTAATATACAAACGGCGGTAG
- a CDS encoding S-layer family protein produces the protein MTIETENLTVGSLSQVVTATAGDGNAGKLDITAEQIIINQQGNGGNINIATPGLFGIDFRDKRSLMPSALRNTPQSDITASSEFGVDGDFNLDLTAVDPNNGLIELPENLTDAADRISAGCPTDEEARFVTTGRGGIPVNPRQTLREEIVLQDLRDNNSTLSTPSSPSSPSTPPKLKKLPVGLLTKMEILNLLLIIFTRSVWIFKVRLLPTTVKKLNRSGD, from the coding sequence TTGACTATTGAAACAGAAAATTTAACTGTTGGTAGCCTTTCCCAAGTTGTAACCGCAACTGCTGGTGATGGAAATGCGGGAAAATTAGATATTACAGCAGAACAAATAATTATTAATCAACAAGGAAACGGTGGAAATATTAATATAGCAACACCTGGATTATTCGGAATTGACTTTCGCGATAAGCGAAGCTTGATGCCTTCGGCATTACGCAATACTCCCCAAAGCGATATTACAGCAAGTTCAGAATTTGGTGTCGATGGAGATTTTAATTTAGATTTAACTGCGGTAGATCCTAACAACGGTTTAATTGAACTTCCCGAAAACTTAACCGATGCTGCCGATAGAATTAGCGCTGGTTGTCCAACCGACGAAGAAGCTCGTTTTGTCACAACCGGAAGAGGTGGAATTCCCGTTAATCCCCGACAAACCTTGCGAGAAGAAATTGTTTTACAAGATTTACGAGATAATAACTCTACCCTTTCTACCCCCTCCTCCCCCTCCTCCCCCTCTACCCCTCCCAAATTAAAGAAGCTACCGGTTGGATTGTTAACAAAGATGGAGATATTGAATTTATTGCTGATAATATTCACGCGGAGCGTGTGGATCTTCAAAGTCAGACTACTTCCCACAACTGTCAAAAAGTTAAATAGAAGTGGGGATTAG
- the xisF gene encoding fdxN element excision recombinase XisF: MRVGYVRVSTGEQEEALVQQTERIKKAGVSMIFSDVKSGRSNDRTEFNKLLDACRNGDITEIVITRIDRLARSIVTINKAVALFNELSIKLIILDSPVDDLENPFTKFSLNQMGALAEFELDLIQNRVKHGFKHLREQGKASPPVPFGYKRVDGFYQPDLSMHQLPDKSTKTKWAIAKDIINYLLDKKKSIRATIQYFLKEYDIKFSTTGLTNWLHNPTLRGHTRYGVRANRNNPENWDIRYNTHEPLITHETYEQILALLAENSRRWGRNGNTSKVGKGLLSGQMFCGDCGGKMYAHSKPYTPIYCKKRGMYGSDFCKNKKTIHLATVIETVDKALTEKAVALKDLIVNSQSLEETETAEVLELRNTLGNLQKLPTNAAIEEAIVKIKLQIVEFQKHSSDTIVFRAEQVKEFVDLFSDSRLYKNMKESVKIKLYKKFIKSVTILSGEVVAVNFLEFLG; the protein is encoded by the coding sequence ATGCGTGTCGGCTACGTGCGGGTAAGTACGGGAGAACAAGAAGAAGCGTTAGTCCAGCAAACGGAACGCATCAAGAAAGCTGGTGTTTCAATGATTTTCTCAGATGTGAAGTCTGGTAGGTCTAATGATAGAACAGAATTTAACAAACTTTTAGATGCTTGTCGCAATGGAGATATTACCGAAATAGTTATTACCAGAATTGATAGATTAGCTCGTTCAATTGTTACTATCAATAAGGCAGTAGCTTTATTTAATGAATTAAGTATTAAATTAATTATTTTAGATTCACCCGTTGATGATTTAGAGAATCCCTTTACTAAGTTTTCTTTGAATCAAATGGGAGCATTAGCAGAGTTTGAATTAGATTTAATTCAGAACCGAGTTAAGCATGGCTTTAAACATCTTCGCGAGCAAGGTAAAGCTTCTCCACCAGTTCCATTTGGTTATAAAAGAGTCGATGGATTTTATCAACCAGATTTATCCATGCATCAACTGCCCGATAAATCAACTAAAACTAAATGGGCAATTGCAAAGGATATTATTAATTACTTATTGGATAAAAAAAAATCTATTCGCGCTACAATTCAATATTTTTTAAAAGAGTATGATATTAAGTTTTCTACTACTGGATTAACAAACTGGTTGCACAATCCAACTTTGCGGGGACATACAAGGTACGGTGTGAGAGCAAATCGTAATAATCCTGAAAACTGGGATATTAGGTATAATACTCACGAACCTTTAATAACCCATGAAACTTACGAACAAATATTAGCTTTATTGGCTGAAAATAGTCGTAGATGGGGAAGAAATGGAAATACAAGTAAAGTTGGTAAAGGCTTACTTTCTGGACAAATGTTTTGCGGAGATTGTGGGGGGAAGATGTATGCTCATAGCAAACCATATACGCCTATTTACTGCAAAAAACGGGGAATGTATGGTTCGGATTTTTGTAAGAATAAGAAAACAATTCACCTTGCAACGGTTATTGAAACTGTAGATAAAGCGCTTACAGAAAAAGCAGTTGCATTAAAAGATTTAATTGTTAATAGTCAGTCCCTAGAAGAGACAGAAACAGCGGAAGTATTAGAACTAAGAAATACGTTAGGAAATTTACAGAAACTGCCTACCAATGCAGCGATTGAGGAGGCAATAGTGAAAATAAAATTGCAGATTGTAGAGTTTCAAAAACATAGTAGCGATACTATTGTTTTTCGAGCAGAACAAGTAAAAGAATTTGTTGATTTATTCTCCGACAGCAGACTTTATAAAAATATGAAAGAGTCGGTAAAAATCAAGTTATATAAGAAATTTATCAAGTCAGTAACAATACTAAGCGGCGAGGTTGTCGCTGTTAACTTTCTCGAATTCCTTGGCTAG
- the nifH gene encoding nitrogenase iron protein: protein MTDENIRQIAFYGKGGIGKSTTSQNTLAAMAEMGQRIMIVGCDPKADSTRLMLHSKAQTTVLSLAAERGAVEDLELEEVMLEGFRGVRCVESGGPEPGVGCAGRGIITSINFLEENGAYQDLDFVSYDVLGDVVCGGFAMPIREGKAQEIYIVTSGEMMAMYAANNIARGVLKYAHSGGVRLGGLICNSRNVDREVELIETLADRLNTQMIHFVPRDNIVQHAELRRMTVNEYAPDSNQAKEYATLATKIINNKNLAIPTPNELTTLTFVICSLKS, encoded by the coding sequence ATGACTGACGAAAATATCAGACAGATAGCGTTCTACGGTAAAGGTGGTATCGGTAAGTCCACCACATCTCAGAATACTCTTGCAGCTATGGCTGAGATGGGACAAAGAATTATGATCGTAGGTTGCGATCCAAAGGCAGATTCCACCCGTTTGATGTTGCACTCCAAAGCACAAACAACCGTACTCTCGTTGGCTGCCGAGCGCGGTGCAGTAGAAGATTTGGAACTTGAAGAAGTAATGCTCGAAGGTTTTCGCGGCGTTCGCTGCGTAGAATCTGGTGGTCCTGAGCCTGGTGTAGGTTGTGCAGGTCGTGGTATTATCACCTCCATTAACTTCTTGGAAGAAAATGGCGCTTACCAAGACTTAGATTTTGTATCTTACGACGTATTAGGTGACGTTGTATGTGGTGGATTTGCTATGCCTATCCGCGAAGGAAAAGCACAAGAAATCTACATTGTTACCTCTGGTGAGATGATGGCAATGTACGCAGCCAACAACATCGCTCGTGGTGTACTCAAGTACGCTCACAGTGGTGGAGTAAGATTAGGTGGTTTGATTTGTAACAGCCGTAATGTTGACAGAGAAGTTGAACTTATCGAAACTTTGGCTGACCGTTTGAACACCCAAATGATTCACTTCGTACCTCGCGACAACATTGTACAGCACGCTGAATTGCGTCGTATGACTGTTAACGAGTACGCACCTGACAGCAACCAAGCTAAGGAATACGCTACCTTAGCGACTAAAATCATCAACAACAAGAATCTAGCTATTCCTACACCAAATGAACTTACAACGCTAACTTTTGTGATATGCTCTTTAAAGTCGTGA
- the nifU gene encoding Fe-S cluster assembly protein NifU translates to MWDYTDKVLEFFYNPKNQGVLEDKGEAGVKLAVGEVGSIACGDALRLHIKVDEETNKILDARFQTFGCTSAIASSEALVELVKGKTLDEALNISNKDIAEYLGGLPQEKMHCSVMGQEALEAAISNYKGIPIAAHDEDDEGAIICTCFGITEPKIQRIVKENKLTTAEEVTNFIKAGGGCGTCLATIDDIIIENQRNSTFTSETQSNNGNNNTSVQVSDKPLTPVQKIALIQKVLDEEIRPILIADGGDVELYDVESDTIRVILKGACGSCSSSLATLKNAIEAKLKERISNNITVESVSS, encoded by the coding sequence ATGTGGGACTACACAGATAAGGTATTAGAATTCTTTTACAATCCGAAAAATCAGGGTGTTTTAGAAGACAAAGGCGAAGCAGGTGTTAAACTTGCTGTTGGAGAAGTCGGTAGCATTGCTTGCGGTGACGCTTTAAGACTGCACATCAAGGTAGACGAAGAAACAAACAAAATCCTTGATGCTCGATTTCAAACATTTGGTTGCACTAGTGCGATCGCATCGTCGGAAGCTCTGGTAGAATTAGTAAAGGGCAAGACTCTAGACGAAGCTCTGAATATTTCTAATAAAGATATAGCTGAATATTTAGGCGGACTACCTCAAGAGAAAATGCACTGCTCGGTAATGGGGCAAGAAGCTTTAGAAGCAGCAATCTCGAACTACAAAGGTATTCCAATTGCGGCTCATGATGAAGATGACGAAGGAGCAATAATCTGTACCTGTTTCGGTATTACCGAACCTAAAATTCAGCGTATTGTAAAAGAAAATAAACTTACAACCGCAGAAGAAGTTACAAACTTTATTAAAGCAGGTGGTGGATGTGGAACCTGTTTGGCTACGATTGATGACATCATCATCGAAAACCAACGCAATTCTACCTTTACCTCTGAAACACAATCAAATAACGGTAATAACAATACCAGTGTTCAGGTTAGCGATAAACCCCTGACACCAGTGCAAAAAATAGCACTTATACAAAAAGTATTAGATGAAGAAATAAGACCCATTCTTATCGCCGATGGGGGAGATGTAGAACTTTACGATGTAGAAAGCGATACTATCAGAGTGATACTTAAAGGCGCTTGCGGTTCTTGTTCTAGCAGCTTGGCAACTCTCAAAAATGCTATCGAAGCTAAATTAAAAGAACGCATCAGCAATAACATTACAGTTGAATCAGTTAGCAGCTAG
- the nifS gene encoding cysteine desulfurase NifS: MQKDCIYLDNNATTKVDPLVVEAMLPYLSEHYGNPSSMHTFGGQVGKAVKQARENVAALLGAEPSEIVFNSGGTEGDNAAIRAALQAQPSKKHIITTQVEHPAVLNLCKQLQKQGYRVTYLSVNRQGQLDLNELEAALSNETAVVSVMYANNETGVIFPVEEVGKLAKEYGALFHVDGVQAVGKIPVNMKNSTIDMLTLSGHKIHAPKGIGALYVRKGVRFRPLVIGGGQERGRRAGTENVPGIIALGKAAELELQHLEEAGKRQKALRDRLENAIIESVGECEINGGGTQRLPNTTNIGFKYIEGEAILLLLNQHGICASSGSACSSGSLEPSHILRSMGVPYTTLHGSIRFSLSRYNTDADIDAVLAVLPAIVRRLRELSPFKNDDAAWLKDQEQALAQH; this comes from the coding sequence AGTATGCATACCTTCGGGGGGCAAGTCGGTAAAGCGGTAAAGCAAGCTAGAGAAAATGTTGCAGCCCTTCTCGGTGCCGAACCCTCTGAAATTGTCTTTAATAGCGGTGGAACTGAAGGAGATAACGCTGCTATTCGGGCTGCACTTCAAGCACAGCCTAGCAAAAAACATATTATTACAACCCAGGTAGAACATCCTGCTGTTCTTAATCTTTGCAAACAATTACAAAAACAAGGTTATAGAGTCACTTATCTTTCGGTGAATCGTCAGGGGCAGTTAGATTTAAACGAATTGGAAGCTGCACTGAGTAACGAAACCGCTGTGGTTAGCGTTATGTATGCAAATAACGAAACCGGAGTAATATTCCCAGTAGAGGAAGTTGGCAAATTAGCTAAAGAATATGGCGCACTCTTTCATGTCGATGGTGTTCAAGCTGTTGGGAAAATTCCCGTTAATATGAAAAACAGCACCATTGATATGCTGACTCTGTCCGGTCACAAAATTCATGCACCCAAAGGTATTGGCGCATTATACGTGCGAAAGGGAGTTAGATTCCGTCCTTTGGTAATTGGTGGCGGACAAGAGCGCGGTAGACGTGCAGGTACCGAAAACGTACCGGGTATCATCGCTTTAGGTAAAGCTGCCGAACTCGAACTGCAACATTTAGAAGAAGCAGGAAAAAGACAAAAAGCTTTACGCGACCGACTAGAAAATGCTATAATAGAATCAGTTGGTGAATGTGAAATCAATGGTGGCGGAACGCAGAGATTGCCCAACACTACGAATATTGGTTTCAAATATATTGAAGGCGAAGCAATCTTACTATTATTAAATCAGCACGGTATTTGTGCATCCAGTGGTTCTGCTTGTAGTTCTGGTTCTTTAGAACCTTCCCACATCTTGCGGTCGATGGGAGTACCCTATACAACTTTGCACGGTTCTATCCGTTTTAGTCTATCTCGTTACAATACAGATGCCGATATTGATGCAGTATTAGCAGTATTACCCGCCATCGTCCGCCGTCTGCGCGAGCTATCACCCTTCAAAAACGATGATGCGGCTTGGCTAAAAGACCAAGAACAAGCTTTGGCTCAACATTAA